In the genome of Sulfurimonas sp., the window GCAAGTCCATCTATGTGGAAAGAGGTATCCATCCCTTTATAGATAAAGTCGATATCTTTTTGATATACCTTGACCATAAGCCACATTGTTGAGGTATCTGCTATTTTATAAAGAACTTTTCCACTTTTTATAAATGAGCCATTATTAATGTTTTTTTCTATAACAACACCTGAATATTTAGATAAAAAGTCAAAGTTTTCCGCACTTTTTAAGCTTTTTGGGTCTATGTCATATAAAGATAGTTTTTTGTTTATTGTGCTTTGTAGACTTTTATCGAGATGTTTTAAAGATGATAACTCTTTTTTAAGATTGTATATCTCTTTTGAGTATACTCTAAATAGTGCTTGACCTTTTACTATGTTCTCATAAGTATCATCAACATAAAGATCTTCTACAAAGCCGTCAAAACGTGTTGTAATATCGTATATCTTCTTCTGGTTATATTGTATAGTTCCATAAAACTCTTTTGTATTTTGTTTTGTTTGAACCTTTGGAGATATACTAACTATATTAAACTTTTGCTCAAAAGTTTTTCCATGTAGATTGTAAAACAATAATAAAATCAATAAAAAAGTTTTCATAGTTTACTCTTTCTCGTAATATAGTCTATTTCTAAACGACTTAGATCTATTTGCTCTAGTAATTGAACTTTCCTAATCTCAAAATCAATCTTTTTGTTTCTGTTTTCAATTATTTGAGGTGTATTTGACACATCATTAAAATTATTGTTGCTATATGAGAGTTCAGAGTCTAAACTCTCTATAACCAAAGTAATGTCATTTAGAGAATTTTTTAAAAAAAGTGTTTTCGACTTATAGTTTTCGTATTTCATTTTTACTTTTCTTAAAAAATCATCTTCAGCAAATGTACTTTTTCTAAATAACTCATTAGTTTTTATAACTTTTTCCTCTTCGGTACCATATATAGGTAAAGGAATAGCTATACCTACATTTACATAATTATCAAAACTCTCTCTTCTGTTATATGAAAAATTAAATGTAAAGTTTGGTGACTCTTCTAATTTTGCATATGTGACTTGCTCTTTAGCAATATTTTTATCCATCTCATAAGCTTTATATTTAGGTGTGAGTTCAAACTCTTCTTGATCATTCAGATTATTTAGATCGTCATTAAATATATTATACTGCTCGCCTAATATATATGAAAATCTGTTTTGTAGATTATCTATCTTTGTAAGCAGGTTATATTTTTGCTCTTTGGCTTTATATATTTTTTCATCAGCTTTTGACAAAAGGGATATATTTGTCATTGAACTGGTTGTATTTATAAAGTATTTTTTCAAAGTATTTAGATTTAAGATCTTTTTATCAAGCAAAGATAGAATCTCTTTACTCTTTATGATCTGTATATTTATTTGACGCAATTGTTTTAAAAGATCATAATAAAGGTCCTCTAAAACAAAGTTCTCTTTTTGAAGTGCATAAAGGGCTATCGACTTTTTAGAATCTATTTTATCACCATCCTCAATCTCTTGTGATATAGCAATATATTGAGTCTGCATAGGTTCTAGGTCAAACTTGTTATATTTGTCTTTTGAGAGCATAATATCGTTGACTCCAAAACTAAGCTTTGGATTTTTGTAGTTAGTTTGTATCGATATATCTTTTTGTTTAGCAGATACAATAGATTTTTGAGCCTGAATCAAGCTGGAATTTTTCTCTAATTGAATTAACAATTCATCTAGAGAGTCTCCAAAAATATTTACTGCTAAAAATATAAAAAATAAGCCTTTATACAACATTTTAAACCCTTTAGTGATTCATATGACCCTCATCGTCATTCATATCCATCATATGTGATCCACCTACATTTATACTGTTTCTATATTTATGTTGTTTGCCGTCTTTGTCTGTAACATACATCATATACTGCCATGTACCGTTCATAGTGAAGTTAGCATCGCATTCATATTTTTTTTCAGTTTTTTTACAAATGTCTTTAGTTTCCATATAAGGCATTCCCGGCATTTCAGGCATGAAAAACTTAATTCTCATATCTTTAACGTCATGCATACCTTTAGAACCATCCATCATATTTATATGGAACTTATTAGCCCCAAGTGTAAGGTTTTTCTCACTAGAGAGATGTAAGTCCATTCCTCCTACATTACACATCTGTGAAAAACCCGCTGCAAATGTAACTGCTGCTAGAGATATAACTCCTAAAACTACCTTTTTCATTTCTTACTCCTAAAGTTAATATTGTGTAAGTATAAAGTATTCAATGTGTAGAAATCGTGTATAGTTTTTGGAACCAATTTTATTAAGTAATATATGTAATTTATTTTTAGATATAATCAATTGAATGATAAAAATTATTTATAAAATTGGATAAAAAGATTTACAATGAAAGATATAGAAATAGCACATCAGGCACAAATGATTCCCATTGTTGACTTAGTAGAAAAAAAGTTCAATATACCTAAACAAGATATAGAACCGTATGGTCATTACAAAGGTAAAATTTCACTTGAATACATCGAAAAACTTTCACATAAAAAAAGTCACGGTAAACTTATTTTAGTTACTGCTATAAATCCAACACCTGCAGGTGAGGGGAAAACAACTACGACAGTCGGTCTTGGTGATGCACTTAATTCACTTGGAAAAAAATCAATTATATGTTTAAGGGAACCATCTCTTGGTCCTGTATTTGGACTAAAAGGCGGAGCAGCAGGCGGTGGTTATTCTCAGGTTGTACCAATGGAGGATATTAACCTTCATTTTACAGGGGATTTTCATGCAATTGCTGCGGCACATAATCTTCTTTCGGCTATGATAGATAATCATATAAATCATGGAAATGCACTAAATATTGATATTAGAAGAGTAAAGTGGAAGCGTGTAGTAGACATGAATGATCGGGCCCTTAGAAAAATAACGGTAGGTCAAGGCGGACCTGCAAATGGTTATCTAAGAGAAGATGGATTTGATATTGTTGTTGCATCTGAAGTTATGGCCATTTTATGTTTAGCAATAAATCGTGCCGATTTAAAAGAAAGGCTAGGGCGAATTATAATTGGATACAGACAAGATGATGCTACTCCTGTATTCGCAAGTGATCTAAAAGCTCATGGTGCGATGGCTGCTATTTTAAAAGATGCCATCAAACCAAATGTTGTTCAAACTTTAGAAAACAATATAGCTTTTATTCACGGTGGACCATTTGCAAATATAGCTCACGGCTGTAATTCTGTAATAGCTACAGATATGGCTATGAAACTTGCTGATTATACAGTAACTGAAGCTGGATTTGGAGCAGATCTTGGAGCTGAAAAGTTTATAAATATAAAGTGTAGAAGCTCTAAAATAGAACCATCAGCAATAGTTTTAGTAGCAACTATTAGAGCATTGAAATATCATGGAAATGTAGAACTTGATCATCTTAATAAAGAGAACTTAAAAGCATTAAATAAAGGTTTTGAGAACCTAAAACGACATATTAAAAATATACAAAAACATTATGGCTTACAGCCAGTTGTTTCAATTAATCATTTCACATTTGATACAGATGAGGAGATTCAACTTATACAAAATAGATGTAAAGAGATGGGAGTTAAGTGTGTCATTGCAAAGCATTGGGCAAATGGCTCTAAGGGAGCAGAAGGACTTGCAAAAGAAGTTTTAAATAGTATTGAAAATGATAAAAATGAATTTAAATTTCTTTATGATGACAAGACACCTTTATGGGACAAAATAAATACAGTAGCAACAAAAATATATAAAGCTAAAGGGATAACTGCTAGTGCGAAAATAAAAGCGGAGATTGAAAAACTTCAACAAACTCACGGCTCACTGCCAATATGTATGGCTAAAACACAGATGTCATTTTCTACAGACCCGTTAAAAAGAGGCGCTCCTAAAAACCATACTGTAGATATTACAGATGTAAAACTGGAAAATGGTGCGGGTTTTATTGTTGCAATAGCAGGGAATATTATGACAATGCCGGGACTACCAAAAATTCCTACAGCTGAAAAAATAGATATTGATAATGACGGTGAAATTACAGGATTATTTTAATAGTAGCTGCATATATCCAATAATGATGATATAGATAGGATATTTGGTATATATGTTTTGAAAGAAATATTTGAACACAGTTAGTTTAGTTTATAAGCTTACTTTATTTAAAATTTAAAAGTTTTTTAGCATTACTTATTGATAATCCTGACTTTGAACAAGCAATATTAAATAACTCATTGTTATTTAAAAGTCTGGTTAATACATTTAATTTAATTAGCGTAGATATATTTATTGAATTAATTGGCATATAGTCTCCTTATATTTTTTATTTTTGATTGGTTGCGGAAGTTGGATTTGAACCAACGGCCTTTGGGTTATGAGCCCAACGAGCTACCGAACTGCTCTATTCCGCGATAAGATTTTTTGTATATATTATTTGGAGATATTTAGATTTGGACAGAGGAGTCTCTGTCCGTTGATACTCTTAAAGAGCAGAAACGTTTTCAGCCTGTGGGCCTTTTTCACCCTGACCAATTTCAAAACTAACTTTTTGACCGTCATTAAGAGAAACACGTTCATTTCCATTACTGTTAATTTGACGATAGTGTACGAATACATCTTTACCGCCGTTTTCTGGTTCGATAAAACCGAAACCTTTTTCACTGTTGAACCATTTTACTGTTCCGTTTATTTGAGTTGCCATTGCAATTCCTTTAGTTATTAATACATATCATTACTGAAATGCTCAAAATTATAATGTGGAGTGTTGTTCTGTTGGGAGGTTAATACTGTAAACTGTAAGTAAGCAATAAAAATCTTGCCTTAGATGAAACTCTAAATCATCATTCGATTTGGAAAGTATAGCTGAATTGATATGTAATAGCAAGCTTTAAAAAAATAAATGTTTTATTTCGTATTTTAAAAAGTACATTATTTACTAGATAAGTTTTAATAAGTCATTATCTAAGTAATATTTATTTAACCATTTACTTTAAAGGTTTAAATGCTATACTCCCATAGAGCCTATTTTTATCTTTTTTGATTTAAAACTTAATTAATATTTTCTGCAGCTCAGTCCTTTGGAGCTGCTATATGAAAAAACAACCTACTACTGAAATTGACTCTAGTGAGATAGATGACTATCTTAAACAAGCAAATCACTATAACAATAATAACGATTATAAAAATGCACTTTTATATTTAAAAAAAGCAGTTAAATTAAATGACAAATGTTATATTTGCTATCACAATATAGCTAATATATATGATAAACTTAATAAGTTTGAACTTAGTCTTTTTTACTTACAAAAGGCAATAAAAATAAACCCTGATTTTTCTGACGCTCTTTTTTCAATGGCACAATGCTATAGAAAAATGAAGAATGAAAATAAAATGCTCGAGTATCTTAATAAAACACTAGAAAAGACACCTGAACATCCAGGAGCGAATCATCTTTTAGCATCGACAAATAAAGAAACAAGTAGCCAATACTCTTCTGAGTATGCAGAAGATTTGTTTGACCGCTATGCTGATCATTTTGAAAACCATCTAGTAAATTCTCTGCAATACAAAGTACCATCTATTATAAAAGAAAAACTACAATCTTTAAATCCTCCAAAAGATTCAAAAATCTTAGATTTAGGGTGTGGTACGGGACTGTTAGGAAAAGCTATTATAGATATGTTTCCTAATATAGTCGGTGTAGATATATCTACCAACATGATAAAAGAAACAAGAAAAAAAGATATTTACACTACACTTTACATAGATGATATTCATGATTTTCTCTTAGAAAATGTAAAAGAGTTTGATCTAATTTTAGCGGCAGATGTTTTCATATATATTGGAGATTTGCAAGTTGTCTTTTCTAGTGTGAGAAAGTGCCTAAATGATAACGGCTATTTTATATTTACTATTGAACTCTCCACAGAAGTTAATACATCAGACCATAAACTGGCAAAAAGCGGAAGGTTTTCTCATACTATGGAATATATAGAGTCCTTATGTAAAGAGGTCGGGTTTGAT includes:
- a CDS encoding efflux RND transporter periplasmic adaptor subunit, which gives rise to MKTFLLILLLFYNLHGKTFEQKFNIVSISPKVQTKQNTKEFYGTIQYNQKKIYDITTRFDGFVEDLYVDDTYENIVKGQALFRVYSKEIYNLKKELSSLKHLDKSLQSTINKKLSLYDIDPKSLKSAENFDFLSKYSGVVIEKNINNGSFIKSGKVLYKIADTSTMWLMVKVYQKDIDFIYKGMDTSFHIDGLAQRFSAKVSKIYKNINPKELTFDVRVEVSNIQDKLFNNMFGKVIFADKAKEMLTLPKEAVITKSNKDYVFIKNGDFYEPIEIQAVNMGSYFQIFGGLNKDDKVVKNALFLLDSDAVTNGLFSNDEW
- a CDS encoding TolC family protein codes for the protein MLYKGLFFIFLAVNIFGDSLDELLIQLEKNSSLIQAQKSIVSAKQKDISIQTNYKNPKLSFGVNDIMLSKDKYNKFDLEPMQTQYIAISQEIEDGDKIDSKKSIALYALQKENFVLEDLYYDLLKQLRQINIQIIKSKEILSLLDKKILNLNTLKKYFINTTSSMTNISLLSKADEKIYKAKEQKYNLLTKIDNLQNRFSYILGEQYNIFNDDLNNLNDQEEFELTPKYKAYEMDKNIAKEQVTYAKLEESPNFTFNFSYNRRESFDNYVNVGIAIPLPIYGTEEEKVIKTNELFRKSTFAEDDFLRKVKMKYENYKSKTLFLKNSLNDITLVIESLDSELSYSNNNFNDVSNTPQIIENRNKKIDFEIRKVQLLEQIDLSRLEIDYITRKSKL
- a CDS encoding FixH family protein, which produces MKKVVLGVISLAAVTFAAGFSQMCNVGGMDLHLSSEKNLTLGANKFHINMMDGSKGMHDVKDMRIKFFMPEMPGMPYMETKDICKKTEKKYECDANFTMNGTWQYMMYVTDKDGKQHKYRNSINVGGSHMMDMNDDEGHMNH
- a CDS encoding formate--tetrahydrofolate ligase, which codes for MKDIEIAHQAQMIPIVDLVEKKFNIPKQDIEPYGHYKGKISLEYIEKLSHKKSHGKLILVTAINPTPAGEGKTTTTVGLGDALNSLGKKSIICLREPSLGPVFGLKGGAAGGGYSQVVPMEDINLHFTGDFHAIAAAHNLLSAMIDNHINHGNALNIDIRRVKWKRVVDMNDRALRKITVGQGGPANGYLREDGFDIVVASEVMAILCLAINRADLKERLGRIIIGYRQDDATPVFASDLKAHGAMAAILKDAIKPNVVQTLENNIAFIHGGPFANIAHGCNSVIATDMAMKLADYTVTEAGFGADLGAEKFINIKCRSSKIEPSAIVLVATIRALKYHGNVELDHLNKENLKALNKGFENLKRHIKNIQKHYGLQPVVSINHFTFDTDEEIQLIQNRCKEMGVKCVIAKHWANGSKGAEGLAKEVLNSIENDKNEFKFLYDDKTPLWDKINTVATKIYKAKGITASAKIKAEIEKLQQTHGSLPICMAKTQMSFSTDPLKRGAPKNHTVDITDVKLENGAGFIVAIAGNIMTMPGLPKIPTAEKIDIDNDGEITGLF
- a CDS encoding cold-shock protein, with protein sequence MATQINGTVKWFNSEKGFGFIEPENGGKDVFVHYRQINSNGNERVSLNDGQKVSFEIGQGEKGPQAENVSAL
- a CDS encoding methyltransferase: MKKQPTTEIDSSEIDDYLKQANHYNNNNDYKNALLYLKKAVKLNDKCYICYHNIANIYDKLNKFELSLFYLQKAIKINPDFSDALFSMAQCYRKMKNENKMLEYLNKTLEKTPEHPGANHLLASTNKETSSQYSSEYAEDLFDRYADHFENHLVNSLQYKVPSIIKEKLQSLNPPKDSKILDLGCGTGLLGKAIIDMFPNIVGVDISTNMIKETRKKDIYTTLYIDDIHDFLLENVKEFDLILAADVFIYIGDLQVVFSSVRKCLNDNGYFIFTIELSTEVNTSDHKLAKSGRFSHTMEYIESLCKEVGFDVLDKEEIILRQENQIGQKGAVFTLKNLSVR